From the Desulfosarcina sp. BuS5 genome, one window contains:
- a CDS encoding nucleotidyl transferase AbiEii/AbiGii toxin family protein, which yields MQVDDIFYLTGGTALGRYYLKHRYSDDLDLFVNRENNFKQLSNKIISQLQHYFSEIEIALLSEDFAQIFIHNEEYSLKIEFVNDVFFHTGEIQSANFFHRIDSWENILSNKICALSRDEPKDIADLIFLSMKYVFTWETIINYARQKDTWVNEIEVSRLIYKFDTRRLTRIKWIKEPEYKKVKNLCEIIAKDIIDGGKNSIVQPIY from the coding sequence ATGCAGGTTGATGATATATTTTATTTAACAGGAGGTACTGCGCTCGGAAGGTATTACCTTAAACACAGGTATTCCGACGATTTGGACCTTTTTGTAAACAGGGAAAACAATTTTAAACAATTATCAAATAAAATCATTTCGCAATTACAGCATTATTTCTCCGAGATTGAAATAGCATTGTTAAGTGAAGATTTTGCACAGATTTTTATACATAATGAAGAATATTCTTTAAAAATTGAATTTGTGAATGATGTATTCTTTCATACAGGGGAAATACAATCTGCTAATTTTTTTCATAGAATTGATTCGTGGGAAAATATATTGAGCAATAAAATATGTGCTCTTTCCCGTGACGAACCCAAAGATATTGCTGATTTAATTTTTCTTTCGATGAAATATGTTTTTACATGGGAAACGATAATAAACTATGCCCGACAGAAAGATACATGGGTGAATGAAATTGAAGTTTCCCGGTTGATTTATAAATTTGATACGCGAAGATTAACCAGGATCAAATGGATAAAAGAGCCGGAATATAAAAAGGTTAAAAATCTTTGTGAAATAATTGCAAAGGATATAATTGACGGTGGAAAAAATTCCATAGTTCAACCCATATATTGA
- a CDS encoding PLP-dependent cysteine synthase family protein has protein sequence MIYNSILDTIGNTPMVRINNLNPNPNVNIYAKIEGINPGGSIKDRIGIKMIEQAEAEGTLTKGKTIIEATSGNTGIALAMIGNAKGYDVKIVLSEAVSVERRQMIQAFGAKVILTAAAKGTDGAILKVEELLQKYPERYFCTHQFTNKYNKLAHYETTAQEIWEQTGGEIDYFVSSLGTSGTLMGVSEALKKYNPGIKIVSAEPVKGHYIQGLKNLEEAIVPAIYDRKKLDYIIMIETEDAFDMMRLIARKEAIFVGMSSGAAMLAAKIVAEKIKSGTIVTIFPDRGEKYLSTGVFGATD, from the coding sequence CGGCAATACGCCGATGGTACGCATAAATAATCTTAATCCCAATCCGAACGTTAATATTTATGCAAAAATTGAAGGCATCAATCCCGGCGGCAGCATAAAGGACCGGATTGGGATCAAGATGATAGAACAGGCGGAGGCCGAAGGAACCCTGACCAAAGGGAAAACCATCATTGAGGCGACCTCCGGCAATACCGGGATAGCCCTTGCAATGATAGGTAATGCCAAAGGTTATGATGTTAAAATTGTACTGAGTGAAGCTGTTTCAGTGGAGAGACGTCAGATGATCCAGGCTTTTGGAGCAAAAGTAATTTTGACCGCTGCTGCAAAAGGAACCGACGGGGCCATATTGAAGGTGGAAGAATTGCTGCAAAAATATCCTGAAAGATATTTTTGTACCCATCAGTTTACAAACAAATATAATAAGCTGGCCCATTACGAGACCACCGCACAGGAGATTTGGGAGCAAACCGGGGGAGAAATCGATTATTTTGTATCTTCTTTAGGCACCTCCGGAACATTAATGGGGGTCAGCGAAGCTCTGAAAAAATATAATCCTGGAATTAAAATAGTAAGCGCAGAGCCTGTTAAGGGTCACTATATCCAGGGACTGAAAAATCTTGAAGAGGCAATCGTACCTGCAATCTATGACAGGAAGAAGCTGGACTATATCATCATGATTGAAACCGAAGATGCCTTTGATATGATGAGGCTTATTGCCAGGAAAGAGGCAATTTTTGTTGGAATGAGCAGCGGCGCCGCAATGCTGGCAGCTAAAATCGTAGCTGAAAAAATAAAATCAGGAACAATTGTTACGATTTTTCCTGACAGGGGTGAGAAATATTTGAGTACCGGCGTATTTGGTGCAACAGATTAA
- a CDS encoding type II toxin-antitoxin system VapC family toxin, with protein MDIVIDTSALIAVIVGEPGRNKIVEFTTGNTLIGPGSISWEIGNAFSAMFKQNRLTLDEAQKGLVIFNSIPLRYIKPDFVNALKISKQANIYAYDAYLLDCAIRHKVPLLTLDRKLKKAALNLNVETMEV; from the coding sequence ATGGATATTGTAATTGATACATCTGCATTGATTGCAGTTATTGTTGGCGAACCCGGCCGTAATAAAATTGTTGAATTTACTACCGGGAATACACTCATTGGGCCTGGCTCTATTTCATGGGAAATCGGCAATGCCTTCTCGGCTATGTTTAAACAAAACAGATTGACACTTGATGAAGCCCAAAAGGGCCTTGTAATTTTTAATAGTATCCCTCTCCGGTATATAAAACCAGATTTTGTGAATGCCTTAAAAATATCCAAACAAGCCAACATCTATGCATACGATGCCTATTTACTGGATTGTGCCATTAGACACAAAGTACCGCTATTGACTTTGGATCGAAAGCTAAAGAAAGCTGCTCTGAATCTCAACGTCGAAACCATGGAGGTCTAA
- a CDS encoding OmpP1/FadL family transporter, producing MRYKRLFLLVLFSTVLFASPQCWAGVNDTFGIGAKATALGGAFTAYADDLSAIHYNPAGLSQLEGTHLTVGLHVADIDYEQKVSQKDFTYGTDPEGGTTDQNNSDLLYIPQLGISHTPQDSRWTFAYGVYAPFGLHGWWNSSKANNRYDTIETYNDRIIYASPTIAYKIRNNLSVGFSVGMGVTDEGCTINLRVPQVTAATGGAFNGYTTSAGKIKFELEDQTSLSANIGLMWQALDWMAVGLTYRSESHSKMTGHTTYSYSPEGKTIIDSLYGPGATPDQETCRTRLSFTHPQSVSLGFKFDFTKKWRVMLDCDWTDWSVRRNEKFNYDCEPIFLRVTHDFLNSGKPKDALVVERHWKDTYEFRIGTEYEALDWLTLRFGYHYRPTAVPEKYWDNTWPLIDYHVFSFGSGMKISKKMSLDFAYSLVWGNDHDIENNESKNLTQDTSVYSPYYGDEVNVRTEIHNFMLTFNYRF from the coding sequence ATGCGTTATAAGAGGTTGTTTTTATTGGTGTTATTTTCAACAGTTTTATTTGCTTCCCCTCAATGTTGGGCCGGTGTCAATGACACTTTTGGCATAGGCGCTAAAGCCACCGCACTTGGCGGCGCTTTTACCGCCTATGCAGATGATCTGTCGGCTATTCATTACAACCCGGCAGGTCTGTCTCAACTGGAAGGTACCCATCTAACAGTGGGACTTCATGTGGCTGATATTGATTACGAACAGAAAGTATCCCAGAAAGATTTTACCTATGGCACAGATCCTGAGGGGGGGACTACCGACCAGAATAATTCTGATCTTCTTTATATTCCCCAGCTCGGCATAAGCCACACACCGCAAGATTCAAGATGGACATTTGCCTATGGTGTATATGCCCCTTTTGGCCTCCATGGATGGTGGAACAGCAGTAAAGCCAATAACCGGTATGACACCATTGAAACTTATAACGACAGGATTATATATGCTTCTCCTACAATTGCCTATAAAATTCGGAACAACTTGTCTGTGGGCTTTTCAGTGGGGATGGGCGTCACAGATGAAGGATGTACCATCAATCTCAGGGTCCCCCAGGTAACTGCTGCGACCGGAGGTGCTTTTAATGGTTACACTACTTCAGCCGGAAAAATAAAATTTGAGCTTGAGGACCAAACATCTTTGTCAGCCAACATCGGCCTTATGTGGCAGGCCCTTGACTGGATGGCGGTCGGTTTAACCTATCGCAGTGAATCCCATTCCAAAATGACAGGACATACCACATATTCCTATAGTCCAGAAGGAAAAACAATTATTGATTCTCTTTATGGACCTGGTGCTACTCCGGATCAGGAAACATGCCGCACCAGACTTTCTTTTACCCATCCTCAATCAGTAAGCCTTGGTTTTAAATTTGATTTTACCAAAAAATGGCGGGTTATGCTTGATTGTGACTGGACAGACTGGTCAGTAAGAAGAAATGAAAAGTTTAATTATGATTGTGAGCCGATATTTTTGCGGGTTACACATGATTTTCTTAATTCCGGCAAGCCAAAAGATGCTTTGGTTGTAGAACGTCACTGGAAAGATACTTATGAATTTCGTATCGGCACGGAGTATGAAGCCTTGGACTGGCTAACCCTTCGTTTTGGCTATCATTACCGGCCCACCGCGGTTCCTGAAAAATACTGGGATAATACCTGGCCATTGATTGACTATCATGTTTTCAGCTTTGGATCAGGAATGAAAATCAGCAAGAAAATGAGCCTGGACTTTGCCTATAGTTTAGTATGGGGCAATGACCATGATATTGAAAATAATGAGAGTAAAAATTTAACACAAGATACTTCCGTATATTCACCGTATTATGGAGACGAGGTTAATGTCAGAACCGAAATACATAATTTCATGCTGACATTCAACTATAGATTTTAG
- a CDS encoding MFS transporter produces MVEDAGNGRYAWIILSILFFSQVALSLGAYAWGPLGPFIKKSLSLSNVQFGSITSVLYLMSVVCSIPAGVSVDRWGVKINLFVSMLLMGTAMILAGFMESYIWLLILVVFTGASYGMINPIASKGLTLWFDVKNRATAFGIRQMGVTAGGAIAGILLIYLARLKNWDLAVLVVGLLSVLIGIAGYLFYKEAPVDVIKPAVSKKATPKMTIPKMTILDLLKNRNLIILCLIMALLCLGQSSIASFLVLYLKEHLGLTAILAGSFLTITMICGGCARVFWGIVSDRLFHSKRLPVMKIICLLAAVSALAVFLYGSNLPSSLFVPVVALFGFSYLGFQGIAVVLMVEACGPALAGRATGLGITIAWVGMVLGPVVFGALAEAGYQFAWLFITITSSLSVLLCYTINE; encoded by the coding sequence ATGGTTGAGGACGCAGGTAATGGCAGGTACGCATGGATTATACTCAGTATCCTGTTTTTTTCCCAGGTTGCGCTTTCGCTCGGCGCTTATGCATGGGGACCCCTGGGGCCCTTTATTAAAAAATCACTCTCTTTGAGTAATGTGCAATTCGGTTCTATAACATCCGTTCTTTACCTGATGTCCGTAGTATGCAGCATACCGGCAGGTGTTTCTGTTGATCGCTGGGGCGTAAAAATAAATCTGTTTGTATCTATGCTGCTGATGGGCACGGCCATGATCCTGGCCGGTTTTATGGAAAGTTATATCTGGCTGCTGATTCTGGTCGTATTTACGGGCGCAAGTTACGGCATGATCAATCCCATAGCTTCAAAAGGTCTTACATTATGGTTTGACGTAAAAAACAGGGCCACTGCTTTTGGCATACGTCAGATGGGCGTTACAGCCGGTGGAGCCATTGCAGGTATTTTATTGATTTATCTGGCCAGGTTAAAAAACTGGGATCTTGCCGTACTGGTGGTCGGCTTGCTCTCTGTTTTAATCGGGATTGCCGGATACCTGTTTTACAAAGAGGCCCCTGTGGACGTTATCAAGCCTGCAGTTTCAAAAAAAGCAACCCCAAAAATGACTATACCAAAAATGACTATATTAGATCTTTTAAAAAACCGGAATTTAATAATCTTGTGTCTGATAATGGCTCTCCTTTGCCTTGGGCAGAGCAGCATAGCCTCTTTTCTGGTTTTATACCTGAAAGAGCATTTGGGTTTAACCGCGATCCTGGCAGGTTCTTTTCTTACAATAACAATGATATGCGGAGGCTGCGCAAGGGTTTTTTGGGGAATTGTGAGCGACAGGTTGTTTCACAGCAAAAGGCTTCCGGTAATGAAAATAATATGTTTACTGGCGGCAGTAAGCGCTCTGGCGGTTTTCCTGTATGGCTCGAATCTGCCGTCTTCTCTTTTTGTTCCTGTTGTGGCGCTTTTCGGGTTTTCATACCTTGGTTTTCAAGGCATCGCGGTTGTTCTTATGGTGGAAGCCTGCGGTCCGGCGCTTGCAGGACGCGCCACAGGTCTTGGGATTACAATTGCATGGGTGGGAATGGTTCTTGGTCCGGTTGTGTTTGGCGCACTGGCGGAAGCCGGTTATCAATTTGCCTGGCTTTTTATTACGATTACATCATCGCTTTCTGTCCTGTTATGCTATACAATTAATGAATGA
- a CDS encoding TetR/AcrR family transcriptional regulator produces MKKEKSESILETAGRMFARYGLNKTSIDEIARLARVAKATIYNYFGSKDRVYLEVLKKEVDELIGKISRSVIRERLTEKKLAAYVKARFLYMSQVLNIMNLEWEGFEKKPPEARIIRNDLFEREVQLISSILNEGMENGLFHLNDALLAARAICHAFRGFDQEGLFQENTEKIDNYLDELIRIIFSGLRVRTKISSQF; encoded by the coding sequence ATGAAAAAAGAAAAATCAGAGTCTATTCTTGAAACAGCCGGAAGGATGTTCGCAAGGTACGGACTTAATAAGACAAGCATAGATGAAATAGCGCGGCTTGCCAGGGTGGCCAAGGCCACAATTTATAATTATTTCGGCAGTAAAGATCGTGTTTACCTTGAAGTTTTGAAGAAAGAGGTTGATGAACTCATTGGCAAGATATCCAGATCTGTGATCCGGGAGAGGCTGACCGAAAAAAAACTTGCCGCTTATGTAAAAGCCAGGTTTCTATATATGAGCCAAGTTCTGAACATTATGAATCTGGAATGGGAAGGTTTTGAAAAAAAACCGCCTGAGGCCAGGATAATCCGCAACGATCTTTTTGAGCGGGAAGTCCAATTGATCAGTTCCATATTAAATGAAGGGATGGAAAACGGTCTGTTTCACCTGAATGATGCCCTCCTGGCTGCCAGGGCGATCTGCCACGCTTTTAGGGGTTTTGATCAAGAAGGACTGTTTCAGGAAAACACCGAAAAAATTGACAATTATCTGGATGAATTAATAAGAATAATATTTTCCGGACTTAGGGTTCGCACAAAAATAAGTTCGCAATTTTAA
- a CDS encoding putative ABC transporter permease — protein MKLSLLNILFSFSFFSSIGWVLEVLYRSLANRKFINPGLLKGPYLILYGTGALSLIGVISCIQEYSFLVKMLVYFVATTGIELVAALMAEKFFQARLWDYSKERFQFRGHICLKFSFYWVLLAFGFEYLLFPLFQTMNNYMGSEIKFIFMIIVTSLILTDFLFVVWNSLLLGREKTDKRGF, from the coding sequence ATGAAGCTGAGTCTTTTAAATATTTTATTTTCTTTTTCCTTTTTTTCCTCTATCGGCTGGGTGCTGGAGGTTTTGTACCGCTCCCTTGCAAACAGGAAATTTATCAATCCAGGGCTGTTAAAGGGGCCTTATTTGATTCTATACGGCACCGGCGCACTGTCGCTCATCGGTGTAATTTCCTGCATTCAAGAGTATTCTTTTTTGGTTAAAATGTTGGTTTATTTTGTCGCTACAACAGGCATTGAGCTTGTTGCAGCATTAATGGCAGAGAAGTTTTTTCAGGCCCGGTTATGGGATTATTCAAAAGAACGTTTCCAGTTCCGGGGCCATATCTGCCTTAAATTTTCTTTTTACTGGGTCTTGCTTGCGTTTGGGTTTGAATATTTGCTTTTCCCTTTATTTCAGACCATGAATAATTATATGGGATCTGAAATTAAATTTATTTTTATGATAATTGTAACCTCATTGATATTGACTGATTTCCTTTTTGTGGTATGGAATAGTCTTTTATTGGGCAGGGAAAAAACTGATAAAAGAGGTTTTTGA
- a CDS encoding HesA/MoeB/ThiF family protein encodes MTSKEQERYGRQILLDEIGAAGQEKLKKARVLIAGAGGLGSPISIYLAAAGVGFLRVVDLDEVSLSNLNRQILYKTEDQGRKKATTAAAVLAKLNPRIRIEGLVETITPGNVLNLAEGCCLIMDAMDNFSARYLLNEAALEMEIPYIYGGIHGLEGALTTIIPGKTACLKCIFPSAPPPSVVPVLGATAGVIGTLQAMEAVKYITGAGDLLADRLLTFDGYSMQFREIKIRPDPECDCCAANHADQG; translated from the coding sequence ATGACAAGCAAAGAGCAGGAACGTTACGGCAGGCAGATTTTGCTCGATGAGATAGGTGCTGCAGGCCAGGAGAAGTTGAAAAAGGCAAGAGTGCTTATCGCCGGCGCCGGGGGACTGGGATCGCCAATATCTATTTATCTTGCCGCGGCAGGAGTCGGTTTTTTAAGAGTCGTGGATCTTGATGAAGTTAGCCTGAGCAACCTGAACCGTCAGATTCTTTATAAAACCGAAGATCAGGGGCGTAAAAAAGCCACAACCGCCGCCGCCGTACTTGCAAAATTGAATCCGCGGATCCGTATCGAGGGCCTTGTCGAAACAATTACTCCCGGAAATGTACTAAACCTTGCGGAAGGTTGTTGCCTTATTATGGATGCAATGGATAATTTTTCTGCAAGATATCTTTTGAACGAAGCGGCCCTGGAAATGGAAATCCCTTATATTTATGGGGGGATTCATGGCCTTGAAGGCGCCTTGACAACCATAATTCCCGGCAAAACAGCCTGCCTGAAATGTATCTTCCCCTCTGCTCCCCCCCCATCGGTTGTCCCGGTTCTGGGCGCAACTGCTGGAGTCATAGGAACTCTGCAGGCCATGGAGGCCGTAAAATATATAACCGGTGCCGGAGATCTTTTGGCTGACCGACTCTTGACCTTTGACGGCTACAGCATGCAATTCAGGGAAATAAAGATACGCCCTGATCCTGAATGTGACTGTTGCGCGGCGAACCACGCAGATCAAGGATAG
- a CDS encoding type II toxin-antitoxin system Phd/YefM family antitoxin, giving the protein MQVYTYSEARQKLAIVLEQAENTGKVLIRRKDGRTFALVPEKIASSPLDVPSIKARITTKEIVDIVREGRER; this is encoded by the coding sequence ATGCAAGTTTATACATATTCAGAAGCCCGCCAAAAGCTCGCCATAGTTCTTGAACAGGCTGAAAATACTGGAAAGGTACTAATTCGACGGAAAGACGGGCGAACTTTTGCGTTGGTTCCAGAAAAGATCGCTTCTTCACCTTTAGATGTTCCTTCAATTAAAGCGCGTATTACGACTAAAGAAATAGTAGATATCGTTCGAGAAGGAAGAGAAAGGTAG